In the Sus scrofa isolate TJ Tabasco breed Duroc chromosome 6, Sscrofa11.1, whole genome shotgun sequence genome, one interval contains:
- the PDF gene encoding peptide deformylase, mitochondrial isoform X2, with the protein MDRVKAVVLLGWLQARARCCVRPALLRGAGGGARACSSTPVPDGPEGPARRRSYWRYVRRLVRGAPEPPYPRVCQVGDPALRAVAAPVEPAQLAGPELQRLVQRLVQVMRRRHCVGLSAPQLGVPLQVLALEFPDALFHACAPRLREIRQMEPFPLHVFVNPSLRVLDSRLVTFPEGCESVAGFLACVPRFQAVQISGLDPRGEPVVWQASGWAARIIQHEMDHLQGLLFIDKMDSKTFTNIHWMEVND; encoded by the exons ATGGATCGGGTGAAGGCTGTGGTGCTGCTGGGGTGGCTGCAAGCGCGGGCGCGTTGCTGCGTGAGGCCGGCCCTGCTGCGGGGAGCGGGCGGCGGCGCCCGGGCCTGCAGCTCCACGCCGGTCCCGGACGGACCCGAGGGCCCAGCGCGCCGGCGCTCCTACTGGCGCTACGTGCGGCGTCTGGTGCGGGGAGCGCCGGAGCCGCCGTACCCGCGCGTGTGCCAGGTCGGGGACCCAGCGCTGCGGGCCGTGGCGGCCCCAGTAGAGCCGGCGCAGCTGGCGGGGCCCGAGCTGCAGCGGCTGGTGCAGCGGCTGGTGCAGGTGATGCGGCGCCGGCACTGCGTGGGCCTCAGCGCGCCGCAGCTCGGGGTGCCGCTGCAGGTGCTGGCTCTGGAGTTCCCCGACGCGCTCTTCCACGCCTGCGCGCCGCGCCTGCGCGAGATCCGCCAGATGGAGCCCTTCCCCCTGCACGTGTTCGTGAACCCCAGCCTGCGGGTGCTGGACAGCCGCCTGGTCACCTTCCCCGAGGGCTGCGAGAGCGTCGCCGGCTTCTTGGCCTGCGTGCCCCGCTTCCAGGCAGTGCAGATCTCAG GGCTGGACCCTAGAGGAGAGCCAGTGGTGTGGCAGGCAAGTGGATGGGCAGCCCGCATCATCCAGCATGAGATGGACCACTTACAGGGCCTCCTATTCATTGATAAAATGGACAGCAAGACGTTTACAAATATCCACTGGATGGAGGTGAATGACTAA
- the COG8 gene encoding LOW QUALITY PROTEIN: conserved oligomeric Golgi complex subunit 8 (The sequence of the model RefSeq protein was modified relative to this genomic sequence to represent the inferred CDS: inserted 1 base in 1 codon), protein METGSAALLPVLDSEPAPSPSGRRRDAAAEKMAATETIPASTAASATATATAAALGEVEDEGLLASLFRDRFPEAQWRERPDVGRYLRELSGSGLDRLRREPERLAEERAQLLQQTRDLAFANYKTFIRGAECTERIHRLFGDVEESLGRLLDRLPSFQQSCRNFVKEAEEISSNRQMNTLTLNRHTEILEILEIPQLMDTCVRNSYYEEALELAAYVHRLERKYSSIPVIQSIVNEVRQSMQLMLSQLIQQLRTNIQLPACLRVIGFLRQMDIFTEAELRVKFLQARDAWLRSILTAIPNDDPYFHITKTIEACRVHLFDIITQYRAIFSDEDPLLPPAVGEHTVNESAIFHGWVLQKISQFLQVLEADLNRGIGSRLDSLLGQCMYFGLSFSRVGADFRGQLAPVFQRVAISTFQKAIQEAVEKFQDEMNSYTFISAPAILGSSNLPAPIPVTQPGTLQPPMVLLDFPPLACFLNNILVAFNDLRLCCPVALAPDVTGALEDALAKVTQVILAFHRSEEAAFSSGEQELFLQFCTVFLEDLVPYLNRCLQVLFPPAQIAQILGIPPTQLPKYGNLGHVNVSVVHEPLAFILPKKEMVFCLDEKELVPELAAPAPEPSSEXPHLEPVSPAFPDPQQEVESAGTLQSDEPSAGT, encoded by the exons ATGGAGACCGGAAGTGCGGCGTTGCTTCCGGTCCTGGATTCCGAGCCAGCGCCCTCGCCGAGCGGGAGGCGAAGGGACGCCGCTGCTGAGAAGATGGCGGCGACGGAGACGATCCCTGCTTCAACTGCGGCCTCGGCCACGGCGACGGCCACTGCGGCTGCTCTCGGGGAGGTGGAGGATGAAGGGCTCCTGGCATCGCTGTTCCGGGACCGCTTCCCAGAGGCCCAGTGGCGGGAGCGGCCCGACGTGGGCCGCTACCTCAGGGAGTTGAGCGGCTCGGGGCTGGATCGGCTGCGGCGCGAGCCAGAGCGCCTGGCGGAGGAGCGAGCGCAGCTGCTGCAGCAGACGCGCGACTTGGCCTTCGCCAACTACAAGACCTTCATCCGCGGCGCCGAGTGCACCGAGCGCATACATCGCCTCTTTGGCGACGTGGAGGAGTCGCTCGGCCGCCTGCTCGACCGCTTGCCCAGCTTCCAgcagagctgcag GAATTTTGTGAAAGAGGCTGAGGAGATCAGCTCCAATCGCCAGATGAACACCCTGACTCTAAACCGGCACACAGAAATCCTGGAAATCCTGGAGATACCTCAGCTCATGGACACCTGTGTCCGGAACAGCTATTATGAAGAGGCCCTGGAGCTTGCAGCCTACGTACACCGACTGGAGAGAAAATACTCCTCCATCCCTGTCATCCAG AGCATTGTGAATGAAGTGCGCCAGTCCATGCAACTGATGCTGAGCCAGCTGATCCAACAACTGAGGACCAACATCCAGCTCCCTGCCTGCCTCCGTGTCATTGGCTTCCTCCGGCAAATGGATATCTTCACTGAGGCTGAGTTGAGGGTCAAGTTTCTGCAGGCCCGAGATGCTTGGCTCCGTTCCATCCTGACTGCCATCCCCAATGACGACCCCTATTTCCATATCACGAAAACCATTGAGGCCTGCCGTGTCCATCTATTTGATATCATCACCCAGTACCGTGCCATCTTCTCAGATGAGGACCCACTGCTGCCCCCTGCTGTGGGTGAGCACACTGTTAATGAGAGTGCCATCTTCCATGGCTGGGTGCTGCAGAAAATCTCGCAGTTCCTGCAGGTGCTGGAGGCTGACCTCAACCGGGGGATAGGCAGCCGTCTGGACTCTCTGCTGGGGCAGTGCATGTACTTTGGGCTGTCCTTCAGCCGGGTAGGGGCTGATTTCCGGGGTCAGTTGGCTCCTGTTTTTCAGCGAGTGGCTATCAGCACTTTCCAGAAAGCAATTCAGGAAGCAGTGGAGAAGTTCCAGGATGAAATGAACTCCTACACCTTCATCTCGGCTCCAGCCATCCTGGGCAGCAGTAACCTGCCCGCTCCAATTCCCGTCACTCAGCCGGGGACCCTGCAGCCGCCCATGGTGCTCTTAGACTTCCCGCCCCTTGCCTGCTTCCTCAACAATATTCTAGTTGCCTTCAATGATCTGCGCCTCTGCTGTCCTGTGGCCCTGGCACCGGATGTGACTGGGGCCCTAGAGGATGCCCTTGCCAAG GTAACTCAAGTAATTCTGGCCTTCCATCGCTCTGAAGAGGCTGCCTTCAGCAGTGGGGAGCAAGAGCTCTTCCTCCAGTTCTGCACTGTCTTCCTGGAAGACCTTGTTCCTTATTTAAATCGCTGTCTCCAAGTCCTTTTTCCTCCAGCTCAGATAGCACAGATCTTAG GCATTCCACCCACTCAGCTCCCCAAGTACGGAAACCTTGGGCATGTGAACGTCAGCGTTGTCCACGAGCCTCTCGCCTTTATCCTGCCGAAGAAAGAGATGGTCTTCTGTCTGGACGAGAAGGAGCTAGTCCCGGAGCTCGCAGCTCCAGCACCAGAACCCTCTTCCG GGCCACACCTCGAGCCTGTCTCCCCAGCTTTCCCTGACCCGCAGCAAGAGGTGGAATCCGCGGGGACGCTGCAGTCGGACGAACCCAGCGCGGGCACTTAA
- the PDF gene encoding peptide deformylase, mitochondrial isoform X1 yields MDRVKAVVLLGWLQARARCCVRPALLRGAGGGARACSSTPVPDGPEGPARRRSYWRYVRRLVRGAPEPPYPRVCQVGDPALRAVAAPVEPAQLAGPELQRLVQRLVQVMRRRHCVGLSAPQLGVPLQVLALEFPDALFHACAPRLREIRQMEPFPLHVFVNPSLRVLDSRLVTFPEGCESVAGFLACVPRFQAVQISGAGRWGPWGLWGWTLEESQWCGRQVDGQPASSSMRWTTYRASYSLIKWTARRLQISTGWR; encoded by the exons ATGGATCGGGTGAAGGCTGTGGTGCTGCTGGGGTGGCTGCAAGCGCGGGCGCGTTGCTGCGTGAGGCCGGCCCTGCTGCGGGGAGCGGGCGGCGGCGCCCGGGCCTGCAGCTCCACGCCGGTCCCGGACGGACCCGAGGGCCCAGCGCGCCGGCGCTCCTACTGGCGCTACGTGCGGCGTCTGGTGCGGGGAGCGCCGGAGCCGCCGTACCCGCGCGTGTGCCAGGTCGGGGACCCAGCGCTGCGGGCCGTGGCGGCCCCAGTAGAGCCGGCGCAGCTGGCGGGGCCCGAGCTGCAGCGGCTGGTGCAGCGGCTGGTGCAGGTGATGCGGCGCCGGCACTGCGTGGGCCTCAGCGCGCCGCAGCTCGGGGTGCCGCTGCAGGTGCTGGCTCTGGAGTTCCCCGACGCGCTCTTCCACGCCTGCGCGCCGCGCCTGCGCGAGATCCGCCAGATGGAGCCCTTCCCCCTGCACGTGTTCGTGAACCCCAGCCTGCGGGTGCTGGACAGCCGCCTGGTCACCTTCCCCGAGGGCTGCGAGAGCGTCGCCGGCTTCTTGGCCTGCGTGCCCCGCTTCCAGGCAGTGCAGATCTCAGGTGCTGGGCGGTGGGGTCCCTGGGGCCTTTGG GGCTGGACCCTAGAGGAGAGCCAGTGGTGTGGCAGGCAAGTGGATGGGCAGCCCGCATCATCCAGCATGAGATGGACCACTTACAGGGCCTCCTATTCATTGATAAAATGGACAGCAAGACGTTTACAAATATCCACTGGATGGAGGTGA
- the NIP7 gene encoding 60S ribosome subunit biogenesis protein NIP7 homolog, with protein MRPLTEEETRVMFEKIAKYIGENLQLLVDRPDGTYCFRLHNDRVYYVSEKILKLAANISGDKLMSLGTCFGKFTKTHKFRLHITALDYLAPYAKYKVWIKPGAEQSFLYGNHVLKSGLGRITENTSQYQGVVVYSMADIPLGFGVAAKSTQDCRKVDPMAIVVFHQADIGEYVRHEETLT; from the exons ATGCGGCCTCTGACTGAAGAGGAGACGCGTGTAATGTTTGAGAAGATAGCAAAATA CATCGGGGAGAATCTTCAGCTGCTGGTTGACAGGCCCGACGGCACCTACTGTTTCAGGCTGCACAACGACCGGGTTTACTATGTGAG TGAAAAGATCTTAAAATTGGCCGCTAATATCTCTGGTGACAAGCTGATGTCGCTGGGAACGTGCTTTGGAAAATTCACGAAGACCCACAAGTTTCGGTTGCACATCACAGCTCTGGATTACTTAGCACCTTATGCCAAG TATAAAGTGTGGATAAAGCCTGGAGCAGAGCAGTCCTTCCTGTATGGGAACCATGTGCTGAAATCTGGACTTGGTCGAATCACTGAAAATACTTCACAGTACCAGGGAGTTGTGGTGTACTCCATGGCAGACATCCCTTTG GGTTTTGGGGTGGCAGCAAAGTCTACACAAGACTGCAGGAAAGTAGACCCCATGGCGATTGTGGTATTTCATCAAGCAGACATTGGGGAATATGTGCGGCATGAAGAGACATTGACTTAA
- the PDF gene encoding peptide deformylase, mitochondrial isoform X4: protein MDRVKAVVLLGWLQARARCCVRPALLRGAGGGARACSSTPVPDGPEGPARRRSYWRYVRRLVRGAPEPPYPRVCQVGDPALRAVAAPVEPAQLAGPELQRLVQRLVQVMRRRHCVGLSAPQLGVPLQVLALEFPDALFHACAPRLREIRQMEPFPLHVFVNPSLRVLDSRLVTFPEGCESVAGFLACVPRFQAVQISAP from the exons ATGGATCGGGTGAAGGCTGTGGTGCTGCTGGGGTGGCTGCAAGCGCGGGCGCGTTGCTGCGTGAGGCCGGCCCTGCTGCGGGGAGCGGGCGGCGGCGCCCGGGCCTGCAGCTCCACGCCGGTCCCGGACGGACCCGAGGGCCCAGCGCGCCGGCGCTCCTACTGGCGCTACGTGCGGCGTCTGGTGCGGGGAGCGCCGGAGCCGCCGTACCCGCGCGTGTGCCAGGTCGGGGACCCAGCGCTGCGGGCCGTGGCGGCCCCAGTAGAGCCGGCGCAGCTGGCGGGGCCCGAGCTGCAGCGGCTGGTGCAGCGGCTGGTGCAGGTGATGCGGCGCCGGCACTGCGTGGGCCTCAGCGCGCCGCAGCTCGGGGTGCCGCTGCAGGTGCTGGCTCTGGAGTTCCCCGACGCGCTCTTCCACGCCTGCGCGCCGCGCCTGCGCGAGATCCGCCAGATGGAGCCCTTCCCCCTGCACGTGTTCGTGAACCCCAGCCTGCGGGTGCTGGACAGCCGCCTGGTCACCTTCCCCGAGGGCTGCGAGAGCGTCGCCGGCTTCTTGGCCTGCGTGCCCCGCTTCCAGGCAGTGCAGATCTCAG CCCCATAG
- the PDF gene encoding peptide deformylase, mitochondrial isoform X3, translated as MDRVKAVVLLGWLQARARCCVRPALLRGAGGGARACSSTPVPDGPEGPARRRSYWRYVRRLVRGAPEPPYPRVCQVGDPALRAVAAPVEPAQLAGPELQRLVQRLVQVMRRRHCVGLSAPQLGVPLQVLALEFPDALFHACAPRLREIRQMEPFPLHVFVNPSLRVLDSRLVTFPEGCESVAGFLACVPRFQAVQISGAGRWGPWGLWPHSEPSNLPVTVGNQVEYLVKRQS; from the exons ATGGATCGGGTGAAGGCTGTGGTGCTGCTGGGGTGGCTGCAAGCGCGGGCGCGTTGCTGCGTGAGGCCGGCCCTGCTGCGGGGAGCGGGCGGCGGCGCCCGGGCCTGCAGCTCCACGCCGGTCCCGGACGGACCCGAGGGCCCAGCGCGCCGGCGCTCCTACTGGCGCTACGTGCGGCGTCTGGTGCGGGGAGCGCCGGAGCCGCCGTACCCGCGCGTGTGCCAGGTCGGGGACCCAGCGCTGCGGGCCGTGGCGGCCCCAGTAGAGCCGGCGCAGCTGGCGGGGCCCGAGCTGCAGCGGCTGGTGCAGCGGCTGGTGCAGGTGATGCGGCGCCGGCACTGCGTGGGCCTCAGCGCGCCGCAGCTCGGGGTGCCGCTGCAGGTGCTGGCTCTGGAGTTCCCCGACGCGCTCTTCCACGCCTGCGCGCCGCGCCTGCGCGAGATCCGCCAGATGGAGCCCTTCCCCCTGCACGTGTTCGTGAACCCCAGCCTGCGGGTGCTGGACAGCCGCCTGGTCACCTTCCCCGAGGGCTGCGAGAGCGTCGCCGGCTTCTTGGCCTGCGTGCCCCGCTTCCAGGCAGTGCAGATCTCAGGTGCTGGGCGGTGGGGTCCCTGGGGCCTTTGG CCCCATAGTGAGCCCAGCAACCTACCTGTCACAGTTGGGAACCAGGTTGAATACTTGGttaagaggcagagctga
- the TMED6 gene encoding transmembrane emp24 domain-containing protein 6, translated as MFPLLFGAGLVVLNLVTSARSQKTGPLSGSSDQPLFRGADQHDFAIMIPPGGTECFWQFAHQTGYFYFSYEVQRTVGMSHDRHVAATAHTPQGFLIDTSKNVRGQINFSTQETGFYQLCLKNQQNRFGSVQVYLNFGVFYEGPETDHKESERKQLNDTLDAIEESTRKVQRNIFHMWRYYNFARMRKTADFFLLQSNYNYVNWWSTAQSLVIVLSGILQLYFLKRLFNIPTTTDTKKPRC; from the exons ATGTTTCCCCTGCTCTTTGGAGCTGGACTGGTGGTTCTGAACCTAGTAACTTCTGCTAGGAGCCAGAAGACAGGACCCCTTAGTGGCTCCAGCGATCAGCCACTCTTCCGGGGAGCGGATCAGCATGACTTTGCCATCATGATCCCTCCAGGAGGCACAGAATGCTTCTGGCAATTTGCCCACCAGACCGGATATTTCTATTTCAGTTATGAG GTTCAGCGGACAGTGGGAATGTCACATGACCGGCATGTTGCTGCCACTGCACATACCCCACAGGGTTTCCTCATAGACACCTCTAAGAATGTTCGGGGCCAGATTAACTTCTCTACCCAAGAGACAG GTTTCTATCAGCTATGTctaaaaaatcagcaaaatcGCTTTGGTTCTGTGCAAGTGTACCTCAATTTTGGAGTCTTTTATGAGGGACCTGAGACGGACCACAAagagagtgaaagaaaacaaCTGAATGACACTCTGGATGCAATTGAG GAGAGTACACGGAAGGTGCAGCGCAACATCTTTCACATGTGGCGATACTATAACTTTGCCCGCATGAGAAAAACGGctgacttttttcttctccaatcaAACTATAACTATGTGAATTGGTGGTCGACAGCCCAGAGCCTTGTTATTGTTCTTTCTGGGATCCTGCAGCTCTACTTCTTGAAGCGTCTCTTCAACATCCCAACGACCACAGACACAAAGAAGCCAAGATGCTAA